One genomic region from Bactrocera tryoni isolate S06 chromosome 3, CSIRO_BtryS06_freeze2, whole genome shotgun sequence encodes:
- the LOC120772082 gene encoding complex I assembly factor ACAD9, mitochondrial — translation MLRLRNTLHRFVQQNSSKRFEYVNGKCIRATSTSAGRDSQSSTKATADNSFAGEDAIDQQRRTGTGVKMAPDVGKLRARLPLVKNFFVGVVDNEMLGYPEVVQREEMSRIENEKLPLTNFFTDQVENAIIDRTRQIPAEVVDSVRQLGLYGLNVPADFEGKGLGWTASLMLTEPESRCTNVALGLLSHRIIIDLLKDVGSAEQQQRFLPKLVNGSHVGVEAIFEYDMAENELFNTTAEYIVETNEWLLSGKKAFAIAGPFATTNATPLFLVIAQTRRANVKGDASRSTTIFLVDSNTDGVKLGEQHLTIGCRGLDIRRVEFDQVRLPPSCIVGAANEGNEVAEILLRSNRLRSAMLGLGIAKQLVNDLTSYCIDNQQCNVPLKDMEILQMHLSKASCATYAIESMIYMTAGILDEFATPDVALEAAITKYYSLTQLFKIAGKSMDIIGPKSLISGQETEVLFRDSAQLYTQGESIDTLRLYIALAGLQYAGGVLQDTVRMQRNPLFHPGHILGKFLQSSNIDNPKTKMRLNENVHPSLEPAAQSVEQSVARLQMCVELLLTRYGTAVVEKHHDMQRLAEIAATIYAMFASLARASRSYCIGLQLADYELVLASAVCTHGRKKVHALCTEIFNGQYVNNDSNLQRLAKQVIKSKGYFPVHPLTFNF, via the exons ATGTTACGTCTCCGCAACACATTGCATCGATTTGTGCAACAAAACTCCAGCAAAAGGTTCGAATATGTGAATGGAAAATGTATACGTGCCACCAGCACCAGCGCCGGACGTGATAGTCAATCCTCAACAAAAGCCACTGCTGACAATTCGTTTGCTGGCGAAGATGCTATTGATCAGCAACGGCGCACCGGGACTGGTGTTAAGATGGCACCAGATGTGGGAAAATTGCGTGCGCGTTTGCCATTAGTGAAGAATTTTTTCGTTGGTGTGGTTGATAATGAAATGCTTGGTTATCCAGAGGTTGTGCAACGTGAGGAAATGTCGCGaattgaaaacgaaaaattgccgcttacaaattttttcactgACCAAGTTGAGAATGCTATAATTGATCGCACGCGCCAAATACCAGCCGAAGTTGTGGATTCAGTACGACAGTTGGGTTTATATGGTCTCAATGTGCCGGCAGATTTTGAAGGCAAAGGTCTGGGTTGGACTGCCAGTTTGATGCTCACAGAGCCGGAATCACGTTGCACTAATGTAGCGCTAGGTCTGTTATCACATCGCATAATAATCGATCTGCTAAAAGACGTGGGCAGCGCCGAACAACAACAGCGATTTCTGCCAAAATTAGTAAACG GCTCACATGTAGGCGTGGAAGCAATATTCGAGTATGACATGGCAGAAAATGAACTATTTAACACCACCGCTGAATATATAGTGGAAACTAACGAGTGGCTCTTGTCTGGCAAAAAGGCGTTTGCGATAGCGGGTCCTTTCGCTACAACCAATGCGACGCCACTCTTTTTGGTGATCGCTCAAACTCGTCGGGCGAATGTTAAAGGAGATGCTAGCCGTAGCACCACAATTTTCTTAGTGGACAGTAACACTGACGGTGTTAAATTAGGAGAACAGCATTTGACAATCGGCTGCAGAGGTTTAGACATACGTCGGGTGGAATTTGACCAAGTGCGTCTACCGCCCAGTTGTATTGTCGGTGCTGCGAACGAAGGAAATGAAGTAGCAGAGATATTGCTGCGCAGTAACCGGTTACGAAGTGCCATGTTGGGACTAGGCATTGCTAAGCAGTTGGTTAACGACTTGACTTCATACTGCATCGACAATCAACAGTGCAACGTGCCACTGAA GGATATGGAAATTTTGCAGATGCATTTATCGAAGGCGTCTTGTGCGACATATGCTATTGAAAGTATGATTTATATGACGGCGGGCATACTGGATGAATTTGCGACACCTGATGTGGCATTGGAAGCGGCAATTACCAAA TATTACAGTCTTACGCAATTGTTTAAAATTGCTGGTAAATCTATGGACATCATTGGCCCCAAATCTTTAATTTCCGGTCAAGAAACTGAGGTGCTTTTCCGTGATAGTGCTCAACTGTACACACAAGGCGAATCGATTGACACGCTACGCTTGTACATCGCACTGGCCGGCTTACAATATGCAGGC GGTGTACTGCAAGACACAGTACGCATGCAGCGCAATCCACTCTTCCACCCTGGACACATATTGGGTAAATTTCTACAAAGTTCAAACATTGATAATCCAAAGACTAAAATGCGTTTAAATGAAAATGTCCACCCCTCTTTGGAACCGGCTGCGCAAAGCGTCGAACAATCAGTGGCCCGCCTGCAGATGTGCGTTGAGTTGCTGCTAACACGCTATGGCACCGCTGTGGTGGAGAAGCATCACGATATGCAGCGTTTGGCCGAAATTGCAGCCACAATCTATGCAATGTTTGCCAGTTTAGCGCGTGCCTCACGCTCGTATTGCATAGGCTTGCAGTTGGCCGACTATGAGTTGGTCTTGGCATCAGCTGTGTGTACGCATGGTCGCAAAAAAGTACACGCACTATGCACAGAAATCTTCAATGGACAATATGTTAATAACGATAGTAACTTGCAACGGTTAGCTAAGCAAGTCATTAAGAGTAAAGGCTATTTCCCAGTACACCCGCTTACTTTTAATTTCTAA
- the LOC120772748 gene encoding hexokinase-2-like, producing the protein MSELTRLREFLNELIPSEDQFLRLYQNFCAQIRKGLGAKTNKDADTKCYLTYVQDFPHGNETGKYLALDLGGSRFRVLLVTLKGDHDAELAAKIYDLTEKELLGSGTQLFDYIAKCLHEFVCEQKVEGEHMALGFTFSFPCVQTGLSRATLVRWTKGFNCSDTVGEDVGVMLKSAITRRTGLKIDMVAILNDTTGTQMSCAHRNPACNIGLIVGTGCNACYTEKVENCERLDSKYKDRPKIIINVEWGAFGEKGGLDHLLTDYDKIVDKNSLNPGSQIYEKMVAGMYMGELVRLIMLRAVNENLIFAQCKLRKQITDILTKKPNCIETKVLSDIANDKGDDWPLVKDVFKDIFHLHDADPDDCMKFKYVCDVVAKRAGNMLGVTLGALVNKVGESFSIIGVDGTVYRCHPNFDGYMRETLDRFVEKDRKYDIMLSEDGSGRGAALVAAVVHREYIERKSLNTRLHT; encoded by the exons atGAGCGAATTAACGCGATTACGAGAATTTCTGAACGAATTGATACCCAGTGAAGATCAGTTTCTGCGTCTCTATCAAAACTTTTGCGCTCAAATACGCAAAGGCCTGGGCGCGAAGACTAACAAGGATGCAGATACTAAATGCTATCTAACATATGTGCAGGACTTTCCTCACGGCAATGAGACGGGTAAATATTTGGCACTCGATTTGGGTGGGTCACGGTTTCGTGTGCTGCTCGTCACGCTGAAGGGCGATCATGATGCCGAACTAGCGGCAAAGATTTATGACCTAACAGAGAAGGAATTGCTCGGCAGCGGTACGCAACTTTTTGATTACATCGCCAAGTGTCTGCATGAATTCGTTTGTGAGCAGAAGGTCGAAGGCGAACACATGGCGCTGGGCTTCACATTCTCATTTCCATGCGTGCAGACCGGCTTGAGTCGCGCCACACTCGTGCGTTGGACGAAAGGTTTCAATTGTTCGGATACAGTTGGTGAAGATGTGGGCGTTATGTTAAAATCGGCAATCACACGACGCACTGGACTTAAAATCGACATGGTTGCCATATTGAACGATACGACCGGCACACAAATGTCATGCGCCCATCGCAATCCGGCATGTAATATTGGTTTGATTGTCGGCACGGGATGCAACGCCTGCTATACGGAGAAGGTGGAAAATTGTGAACGTTTGGACTCCAAATATAAGGATCGACCTAAGATTATAATCAATGTGGAGTGGGGCGCTTTCGGTGAAAAGGGTGGTCTTGATCATTTACTAACCGATTACGATAAGATTGTCGATAAAAACTCGTTGAATCCGGGCTCACAGATCTATGAAAAAATGGTAGCAG GCATGTACATGGGTGAACTGGTACGCCTGATTATGTTGCGCGCCGTCAACGAGAATTTGATATTCGCTCAATGCAAGCTGCGCAAACAAATCACGGACATCCTGACGAAAAAGCCAAATTGCATTGAAACGAAAGTACTCTCCGATATAGCCAACGATAAAGGTGATGACTGGCCATTGGTGAAAGATGTCTTCAAAGACATTTTCCATTTGCACGATGCCGATCCTGATGACTGCATgaaattcaaatatgtatgCGATGTCGTAGCGAAGCGTGCCGGTAACATGCTGGGCGTTACACTGGGCGCTTTGGTGAACAAAGTTGGTGAAAGCTTCTCTATTATCGGTGTGGACGGCACTGTTTATCGTTGTCATCCGAACTTCGATGGTTATATGCGCGAAACGTTGGATCGTTTTGTGGAGAAGGATCGCAAGTATGACATTATGCTCTCAGAGGACGGTTCGGGTCGCGGTGCTGCATTAGTAGCGGCTGTCGTTCATAGAGAGTATATTGAGAGAAAATCACTCAATACCAGGTTACATACATAA
- the LOC120771944 gene encoding ATP-dependent 6-phosphofructokinase-like, translating to MSIIISHLIGNITWRCHKPQSIRKEISFRAKKALKTEALQTIPAEEYPDINSVIVNKMSKISRNLYKGQSIAVFTSGGDACGMNGAVRACVRMAVYLGCQAFMIREGYQGMVQGGDQFVKATWASVSSIIHVGGTIIGSARCKEFMEREGRKKAAYNLVQREINRLIVIGGDGSLTGANIFRLEWTGLLDDLVASGKITPQQREKCKDLHIVGVVGSIDNDFCGTDLTIGTDSALHRITEAIDSIASTAYSHRRIFIMEVMGRHCGYLAMVSGIISEADYVFCPEAPPPLDWHERLCSKLQKERECGQRLNIIIVAEGANDLNGEPITAQMVKQVIFDRLGWDSRITVLGHVQRGGATSAYDRILACRMGAEATVAVLESTATTTPVVIVLVNNRIERIPLMGAVERTQAVNKALQDKDWAKAIALRGVAFQANLQALKLLSQTKTPKKVEGHGTNDAFNVAVMHVGSPACGINAATRSLVRTIIYNGDSVYGIRNGVLGLAAGELKPLTWSDVIGWCGQGGAFLGMNRITPEDRFPEIAHQLREFKIHALVVIGGFEAYRTVLALTLERPKFMEFCIPMAVIPSTISNNIPGTEYSIGADTSLNEITKICDLIRDSARGYKKRVFIIETMGGHCGYLPTMAAMAGGADSAYIYEEKFSVHDIQRDCYNMIAKMNGGIDRGLVLRSEGANKNYTSNFLERLYEEESNGLFTCRTNILGHVQQGGRPTPFDRCLATEMGIACAQFVREQIKKAVQPDGTVLATTKHSSCMLGLMGPEYKLTPMEDLSHQTEFHLRIPKIQWWLQLRPLLRILSIHDSAYADNFSAVTSSLQQPVDINCTVN from the exons atgtcTATAATAATATCTCACTTAATTGGTAATATAACTTGGAGATGTCATAAACCTCAATCGATTCGAAAAGAAATAAGTTTTAGAGCAAAAAAGGCATTGAAAACGGAAGCTTTGCAGACAATACCCGCTGAAGAATATCCCGATATAAACTCGGTTATTGTTAATAAAATGTCGAAGATTTCAAGAAATCTCTATAAGGGTCAATCCATAGCGGTTTTCACAAGCGGTGGCGATGCCTGTGGAATGAATGGCGCAGTGCGCGCATGCGTACGAATGGCCGTCTATTTGGGCTGTCAG GCTTTCATGATACGTGAGGGCTATCAAGGTATGGTGCAGGGTGGCGATCAATTCGTTAAAGCAACATGGGCGTCGGTATCGTCAATTATACATGTGGGTGGCACGATAATCGGTTCGGCACGCTGTAAAGAATTTATGGAGCGTGAAGGACGCAAGAAAGCCGCTTATAATTTGGTGCAAAGAG AAATAAACCGTTTGATTGTAATCGGCGGTGATGGTTCACTAACCGGCGCGAATATATTTCGCTTAGAATGGACTGGTTTACTAGACGACTTGGTTGCTTCGGGTAAAATAACACCACAACAGAGAGAAAAATGTAAAGATTTGCATATTGTGGGCGTG GTTGGATCCATCGATAATGATTTCTGTGGCACGGATCTTACTATTGGCACAGACTCTGCACTGCATCGCATTACAGAGGCTATCGATTCAATTGCGAGCACAGCCTACTCGCATCGGCGGATTTTTATAATGGAAGTAATGGGACGTCACTGCGG TTATTTAGCAATGGTCTCTGGCATAATATCGGAAGCAGATTATGTGTTTTGTCCCGAGGCACCGCCGCCATTGGATTGGCATGAACGTTTATGTTCCAAGCTTCAGAAG GAGCGGGAATGTGGTCAACGTCTCAATATCATTATCGTTGCCGAGGGTGCGAATGATCTAAATGGCGAACCGATTACAGCGCAGATGGTGAAGCAAGTGATTTTTGACAGATTGGGTTGGGATAGTCGAATCACGGTACTGGGTCATGTGCAGCGAGGTGGCGCAACGAGCGCCTACGATCGTATTTTAGCTTGCCGCATGGGCGCCGAAGCAACCGTCGCGGTATTGGAATCCACCGCAACCACAACGccggttgttattgttttggttaACAATCGAATTGAGCGGATTCCTCTCATGGGAGCGGTGGAGCGAACACAAGCAGTGAATAAAGCTCTGCAAGATAAGGATTGGGCGAAAGCGATAGCTTTACGTGGCGTAGCGTTTCAAGCGAATCTGCAAGCTTTGAAACTATTGTCGCAAACCAAAACGCCAAAGAAGGTTGAAGGCCATGGCACCAAC GACGCTTTCAATGTTGCCGTCATGCACGTCGGTTCGCCAGCTTGTGGCATCAATGCTGCCACACGAAGTTTGGTACGTACCATTATTTATAACGGTGACTCGGTGTATGGCATTAGGAACGGTGTGCTGGGACTTGCAGCTGGTGAATTGAAACCATTGACTTG GAGCGATGTCATCGGGTGGTGTGGTCAAGGTGGCGCTTTTCTTGGCATGAATCGTATCACTCCGGAGGATAGATTTCCAGAAATCGCACACCAATTGCGCGAATTTAAGATACATGCATTAGTGGTGATCGGTGGTTTCGAAGCTTATCGCACCGTCTTAGCTTTGACTTTGGAGCGACCAAAATTCATGGAATTCTGTATTCCAATGGCTGTAATACCATCGACAATTTCCAACAATATACCCGGTACCGAGTACAGCATCGGCGCTGATACTAGCTTGAATGAGATCACGAAAATCTGCGACTTGATACGCGATTCGGCGCGGGGCTACAAGAAACGCGTCTTCATTATCGAGACAATGGGCGGGCATTGCGGTTACTTACCTACCATGGCAGCTATGGCCGGTGGCGCTGATTCGGCATATATCTATGAGGAAAAATTCAGTGTCCATGATATACAACGCGACTGTTATAATATGATAGCGAAAATGAATGGCGGCATTGATCGTGGACTAGTGTTGCGTAGTGAAGGTGCGAATAAAAATTATACCTCAAACTTCCTCGAACGTCTTTATGAAGAGGAGTCCAACGGTCTGTTTACTTGTCGCACCAATATCTTAG GTCATGTGCAACAGGGTGGCAGACCTACACCATTCGATCGTTGCTTGGCTACGGAGATGGGCATCGCTTGTGCTCAATTTGTAcgtgaacaaataaaaaaagcagtGCAGCCAGATGGTACGGTTTTGGCTACAACTAAGCACTCTTCATGCATGCTAGGCCTGATGGGTCCGGAGTATAAACTAACGCCCATGGAGGATCTATCCCATCAAACGGAGTTTCA CCTTCGCATACCGAAGATACAGTGGTGGCTACAACTACGCCCATTATTAAGAATTCTGTCGATACACGATTCGGCCTACGCCGACA ATTTTTCAGCTGTAACATCTTCACTTCAACAACCTGTGGATATCAATTGTACTGTTAATTAA